The Melitaea cinxia chromosome 6, ilMelCinx1.1, whole genome shotgun sequence genome has a window encoding:
- the LOC123654248 gene encoding uncharacterized protein LOC123654248 — MKSTMRFQLLICLVVYASSVQSIMVKYGTKDGPIEPPTPEPLPSPQPYRVPAPVWEERSDDSPDPNAHWKPQLFIPQPRYTQIIFKAPSTTERPLNSAQRFVNLYKPMFKPIEAKPIRDYLTPSQILSSQSLPGIGIRYFVPAYINDLQVRKDEKRKEDAKHNDIETNDISQPNKDSSSDLLWQYEKEATKRNLRNTLEGSARPFYEWPAYVQPRH, encoded by the exons ATGAAGTCCACGATGAGGTTTCAG TTGCTGATATGCCTGGTGGTGTACGCATCTAGCGTACAATCAATCATGGTCAAGTATGGTACCAAGGATGGACCCATAGAGCCGCCAACGCCCGAACCGCTGCCCTCGCCGCAGCCGTACCGAGTACCGGCTCCTGTCTGGGAGGAACGATCAGATGATTCACCAGACCCTAATGCCCATTG gAAACCTCAGCTCTTCATACCTCAGCCGAGATACACGCAGATTATCTTCAAAGCCCCGTCAACCACAGAGCGGCCTCTCAACAGCGCTCAACGCTTTGTCAACTTGTACAAGCCTATGTTTAAACCTATTGAGGCTAAACCGATCCGGGACTATTTGACACCGTCACAAATACTCAGCTCTCAGAGCTTACCGGGCATCGGTATTCGCTATTTCGTTCCTGCTTATATTAATGACTTACAAGTAAGGAAGGATGAAAAGAGAAAAGAGGACGCTAAACATAACGACATTGAAACCAATGACATAAGTCAACCTAACAAAGACTCCAGCTCTGATCTTCTTTGGCAATATGAAAAAGAAGCCACCAAAAGAAACCTTAGAAACACCTTAGAA GGCTCAGCGAGACCGTTCTATGAGTGGCCGGCGTATGTGCAACCTAGGCATTAA